Sequence from the Amaranthus tricolor cultivar Red isolate AtriRed21 chromosome 1, ASM2621246v1, whole genome shotgun sequence genome:
attattattatcattatcattatcattattattattattattattattattattattattattattattattattattattattattgttattattattattattattattattattattgttattattattattgttattattgttattaatgttattattattattattgttattattattattattgttattgttattcttattattattattatcattattattattattattattattattattattattattattattattattattattattattattattattattattattattattattattatgattattattattattcttattattattattattattattattattattattattattattattattattatcattattattatgattatgattattattattattattattgttattaatgttattattattattgttattattgttattattattattgttattgttataattcttattattgttattattataattattgttattattattattattattattattattattattattattattattattattattattattattattattattattattgttgttattattattattattattattattattattattattattattattattattattattgttattattgttattattattattgttattattgttattattattattgttgttattattgttattattattgttattattattattattgttattattattattattattattattattattattattattattattattataattataattattattattattgttattattattattattattattattattattattattattattattattattattagtattattattattattattatatttattgttattgttattattattgttattgttattattatcattattattatcattattattattattattattattattattattattattattattattattattattattattattattattattattattattattattatttttattattattgttattgttattgttattattattgttattgttattgttattattattattattattattattattattattattattattattattattattgttattattattattattagtgttattattattattattattgttattattattattgttattattattattattattattattattattattattattattattattattattattattattattattattattattatcattatcattatcattatcattatcattattattattattattattattattattattattattattattattattattattattattattattattattattattattgttattattattattgttattattgttattaatgttattattattattattgttattattattattattgttattgttattcttattattattattatcattattattattattattattattattattattattattattattattattattattattattattattattattattattattattatgattattattattattcttattattattattattattattattattattattattattattattattattattatcattattattatgattatgattattattattattattattgttattaatgttattattattattgttattattgttattattgttattattattattgttattgttataattcttattattgttattattataattattgttattattattattaatattattattattattattattattattattattattattattgttattattattattattattattattattattattattattattattgttgttgttgttattattattattattattattattattattattattattattattattattattattattattattgttattattgttattattattattgttattattgttattattattattattgttattattgttattattattgttattattattattattgttattattattattattattattattattatttttattattattattattattattattattattattattattattattattattattattattattattattattattattattattattattattattatatttgttgttattgttattattattattattattgttattattattattattgttattattattattattattattattattattattattattattattgttattattgttattattattattgttattattgttattattattattattgttattattgttattattattgttattattattattattgttattattattattattattattattattattattattattattattattattattattattattattattattataattattattattattgttattattattattattattattgttattattattattgttattattattattatgattattattattatgattattattgttattgttattgttattattattgttattgttattgttattattattattatcattattattatcattattattattattattattattattattattattattattattattattattattattaatattattattattattattattattgttactgttattgtttttatatttgttattattattattattattattattattattattattattattattattattattattgttattgttattgttattgttattattattgttattgttattgttattgttattattattattattgttattgttattattatttttattgttattgttattgttattgttattattattattattattattattattattattattattataataataataataataataataattattattattattattattattattattattattattattattatgattatgattattattattatgattattattgttattgttgttgttattattattattattactattattattattattattattattattattattattattattattattattattactttaattattattattattattattattattattgttatttcattattattgtttttattatagttattattattgtttattattattgttcttattattattattattattattattattattattattattattgttgttattattattattattattgttattgttattgttattattattattattgttattattattattattattattattattattattattattattattattattattattattgttattattattattattattattattattattattattattgttattattgttattgttattattgttattattgttattattattattattattgttattattgttattattattgttattattattattattgttattattattattatttttattattattattattattattattattattattattattgttattattattattattattattattattattattattattattatatttattgttattgttattattattgttattgttattattatcattattattatcattattattattattattattattattattattattattattattattattattattattattattaatattattattattattattattattattattatttttattattattattattattattattattattattattattattattattattgttattattattattattattattattattattattattattattattattattattagtattattattattattattattattattattattatcattattattatgattatgattattattattattattattgttattattgttattattattattgttattattgttattattgttattattattattattgttattattattattattgttattattattattattattattattattattattattattattattattattattattattattattattattgttaatgttattattattattattattattattattattattattattattattattattgttattattattgttattattattattattattattattattattattattattattattattattattattactattattattatttttttttttattattattattgttattgttattgttattgttattgttattgttattgttattgttgttattattattattattattattattattattattattattattattattattattattattattattattaatattattattatcattattattattattattattattattattattattattattattattattattattatgattattattattatgattattattgttattgttattgttattattattgttattgttattgttattattattattatcattattattatcattattattattattattattattattattattattattattattattattattattagtattattattattgttattgttattgttattgttattgttattgttattgttattgttattgttattgttattgttattattattgttattgttattgttattgttattattattattattgttattgttattattatttttattgttattgttattgttattgttattattattattattattattattattattattattattataataattattattattattattattattattattattattattattattattattattattattattattattattattatgattatgattattattattatgattattattgttattgttgttgttattattattattattattattattattattattattattattattattattattattgttattattattattgttattgttattattattattattattattattattattattattattattattattattattattattattatttttattattattgttattgttattgttattattattgttattgttattgttattgttattattattgttattattattattattattgttattattattattattgttattattattattattattattattattattattattattattattattattattattattattattattattattattcttattatcattattattattattattattattattattattattattattattattattattattattattattattattattattattattattataattattattatttttattattattgttattgttattgttattattattgttattgttattgttattgttattattattattattattattattattgttattattattattattattgttattattattattattattgttattattattattgttattattattattattattattattattattattattattattattattatcattatcattatcattatcattatcattatcattatcattatcattatcattatcattatcattatcattatcattatcattatcattatcattatcattattattattattattattattattattattattattattattattattattattattattattattattgttattattattattgttattattgttattaatgttattattattattattgttatta
This genomic interval carries:
- the LOC130809977 gene encoding uncharacterized protein LOC130809977; its protein translation is NNNNNNNNNNNNNNNNNKNNNNNNNNNNNNNNNNNNNNNNNNNNNNNNNNNNNNNNNNNNNNNNTNNNNNNNNNNNNNNNNNNNDNNNDNNNNNNNNNNNNNNNNNNNNHNNNNHNNNNNNNNNNNNNNNNNNNDNNNINNNNNNNNNNNNNNNNNNNNNNNNNNNNNNNNNNNNNNNNNNNKKKNNNNSNNNNNNNNNNNNNNNNNNNNNNNNNNNNNNNNNNNNNNNNNNINNNNNNNNNNNNNNNNNNNNNNNNNNNNNNNNNNNNNNNNNNNNNNNNNNNNNNNNNNNHNHNNND